The sequence CGAAACAAATCCATAGACAGCCAGGACGCCCAGGAATGTAAACGCTACCGTCGAAAGTCTCGCTACGAGCATCGCTTTCTTTTCGTCGAGACGCTTACCCCTGTCGAGTTTCTTCAGCCAGATTCTGAGCGGCTTGTCAACGTCGTTTACATAAATTGCAGAAGCGGCGTTAACCAAAGTGCTTACGGTCGACATCAATGCCGCCGCAATTGCAGCTACTACGAATCCGAATACGCCGGGACCGGTCAATATATTGGCAACCACTACAAAAATCGTGTCGGGATTGGTATTCGGCGGCAGTATATCGGGATTCATTTCCGAGATTGCTTTGGCTACCCATCCGCCTCCGCCGACAACCACGGCGGAAATAGGCAGCATGAACAATATGTTTGCCGCCGCGGCTTTTCTGCCTTCGTGTACGTTTTTTGTAGCCATGAATCTCATTATCAATCCCATATTCATAAACAGGAATCCTACCGAACCGGCAATTGCGTCTTCCCAGAAAATTCCCACGGAATTGAATTCCGCCGGCGAGTTATAACCGGCAAAGGGAAGTTTCCAGCTCGTAGGCAATAAATTCCAGAAGGCGTCCCATCCGCCGACGTATGAAATACCGAGGAAGAAGACGAGCAAACCCGCAAAAACCAGCATCATTCCCTGAACCAGGTCGGTAAATATAACAGCCGTTTGTCCGCCGAAAGTTATGTAAGCCCCCGTAATGACCGCGGTAACCCAAATCAATCCCATTAATGTAATATGAAAGTTTATTCCGAAAATCGACATCGATTCGGGCATGAGGGGCAAAATTGCTTTGCCCATAGTAAGGAAACCGATGCCGACATAACCCGTTAAATAGAGAAGTTGAAGTATTGTAACCAGAAATCTTGCGGCGGGAGAAAATCTTCTTTCGAAATATTCGGGTATCGATCTGATTTTTGAATAGACAATTATCGGCAGCCATCCGAACATAAAAAGCGGTACGAAGAACCAGTCGTTTATATACGACATCGACGAAGAAAAACCGTATTTGAAACCCATTGCGGAATATTTGATAAAACTATGGCTGCTTATACCCGTTGCCACAATCGACATTGCAATAAGCCACCAGCTGAAACGCCTTCCGCCGAAGAAAAAGTCGTTTGTGTCTTTATTGTACTTGGCAAAATAGGTGCCGAAAAGGAGCATTGCAATCATATAAACGACCAGAACTATCCAGTCGGTTTGAGTTCCGATATTTGTCATAGTATTCATAATTTTCTCATAAATATAGTGCGGCAATTATTAGAAAGGCATGAAGAGCCATAAAATAGAAGTATCCGAATATTAAGGCTTTCCACCAGAAACGGTGGCGTTTTTGTCTCATATCGAGAGCTTTGGATTTTCGGATAATTATTAAACCCATTAAAAAGAAAATCCCGCCTCCAGCATATAGATAGATAAAAGGCAGCCAGGTGTTCATAAAATCGAGTTTCATATCCAAAACCTTTTTAAAATCGTCTATCAAGTTAGGACGCTCGGAAATTAATCGCAAATTAATTTTGGTTTTCCAGTTCGATTTTGAATTCTGCGAAGACAATAAAATGATTGCATTTAAGCTGGTGTGTATCTAAATTAAGCTTCTAAAATTAATTTTTTTCTAAAAACGGAGGTTGTCTTATATGGCTATGATGGCACGGATGAGGAGTTTAGCTCCGTGGTTCATACTAATGGTTGGCGGTATGTTTGTTCTGTTTATGGTAATTTCGGATTCGCGTGTCCTTGAGTTTTTGGGACAGCAATCGCAGAATGTAGGCTCGATTAACGGGGAAAGCATTTCCTACCAGGAATTTTCCAATATGGTCGAAAGAGCCCGTCAAAATCAGGAACAGGCTACCGGTCAGTCAATAGATGAAAACCAGATGGATTTTTTCAGAGACCAGGTGTGGGATGCTCTGGTTACTCAAAAATTAATCGACGAAAAAATTAAAGAATTTGGAATAGTTGTCACAGACGACGAAGTAAGGGACGCTCTCTTAGGCCCGAATCCGCCTGCTGAACTGAGACAACAATTTACCGATTCGACGGGAAATTTCAACAGGCAGTTGTACGAACAGGCCATGAGAGACCCGCGTAATAAAGAAATTGTCCTCTATTATGAAGATTTAATCAGAGAACAACTCAAACAACGCAAACTTCAGGAATATCTTTTTGCTTCGGTGATTGTAAGCGAGCAGGAAATTAAAGACGCTTTCGTTAAACAAAACATTAAAATGAAAGCCGATTATATTCAGTTGAATCCGAATATTATTCCCGATAAAGACGTTAATGTAACGGACGAAGAACTAAGAGAATATTACGAGAGCAATAAAAAAGATTTCAAAGTTGAACCGGCGCGGAAAATTAAATACGTTCTGTTCCGGAGAGTTCCTTCGAAGAAGGATTCGCTAGGTATTAAAAGCAATCTCGAAGCAATTGTCGCTAAATTGAAAGACGATACCGCTTCCTTCAAATCTTATGTGGAAATCTACTCGGACGTACCCTTCTCCAAAGATACCGTTTCGTTAACCGCAATTCCCGCGGAAGCACAAGACCTGATTTATAACGGCAATGTAGGGGATATTATCGGGCCGGTTGCAACAAGCCAGGGATATATTGTCTATCGTATTGTGGGTAAAGTTAGCGGCAACAATCCGGTAGTAAGAGCTTCGCATATACTGGTGCGTTCGTCGGCAAATGACGGCGAAGATTTGAAAAAGGCAAACGAAATTTATAATCAGTTGATAAACGGCGCCGATTTTGAAAGTCTGGCAAAAGAAAAATCTCAAGACCCCGGCAGCGCTTCCAGCGGCGGCGATCTGGGCTGGTTTGGCAAAGGACAAATGGTTAAAGAATTCGAAGACGCCTGCTTTAACGGACAGGTCGGCGTAGTTCAAAAACCCGTTAAGACCAATTACGGTTACCACATTATTAAAGTGACCGGCAAAACAAATACGGAATATGTAATCGAAAAAATAGTAAACCGCATTCAGATGTCGGCCTCTTCGTTGGACGATTTATACCAAAGCGCGTCGGATTTTTCCTACATTGCAAAAGAAAACGGTTTCGAATCGGAAGCTGAATTGATGAACTATAACGTGGTCGAAACTCCGCCTTTCTATGAAGGAAGCCAATTCATACCCGGACTCGGCGGCAACAGAGCCCTTGTTAAGTGGGCGTTCGAAAACAGCGTAGGCGAAATAAGCGATGTCTTCAAAGTGCCCGCAGGTTATGTGGTCGCGATGGTTTCCGACAAAATAAAAGCGGGATTTAAAGAATTCGACGAAGTTAAAGACATTGTTCGCAATCGCGTCTTACGCGAAAAGAAATTCGAGAAAGCTATGTCGATTGCAGAACAAATCCGCGTCCGCCTGGGCGACAACGGCGACCCCGAAGTCGCTATGGAAGTATGGGGTGGAATTCGTATCGACTCTACGGGAGAATTTACCGCGGCGTCAACAATTCCGAGATTGGGACAGGAATTTGCTTTTACCGAATATTGTCTCAAAGGCGAACTGAACAAATGGTCGAACCCTGTTAAAGGCAACAACGGAGTTTATCTTATTAAAGTAAGATACAGGACCAAATTTGTGCCCGAAACATATCAACTCCAAAAAACCGGGTTGGCAACGCAACTTCTCAACAGAAAGAAAAATACTCTTTTGAGTCAATGGATTCAAAAACTCAAAGACGAAGCCGACATAGTCGATAACCGTCATCTCTTCTATAGATAATTTAAACGAGGGGCAATCGCCCCTCTTTTTTTATCCTTTCTATTTTTTCCTCAATGATTTATCTTTAATCCCGATGAAACGATTGTTAATCATATACTTATTGTCGGTTGCGTCGCTTAACGCCCAGCTTTCGGAGATATCGCTTACGGGTAATTATACGACAACTTCAAAATTGTTTTTGCACCCCGAGGCTTCGAACCCGGACATAAAATATATTTATGAAGAGTTGAACGACATTTACAGTATAACGGCGGAAATACGTTATGGCATATCGGAATCGATCGAAACGGCTCTGGCATTCGAAACAATACGCAAAACAATAGCCAGAGACGATTTCAATCTCAACGGCGCTGCAATATCGATTGAAGAAGGTTATAAATTATACCCGATTGATCTCAGCGTCTATTACCGGCTTCCGTTTTCGTCGGATAAATTTAAGTTTTTTATGGGCGGCGGTGTTGGCGTTTATATCGGTAAGATGATAAGGAATGTGGTTAATGTTTCGACGGAAAATGCCGGTTTCAATATCGATTTCGGCATTCAGGCTTCGTTGGGTATCGATTATTATATTAACGATAAGATTGCGCTGCGCGGTCATATTCGTTTCCGCGATCCCGAAATAAAACTGAAAAGCAAATATACGGACGTATTTGTGAACTATGAAGGGAGAATCTATTTGATCTATCCCGATGAGTATACGACCAAAGTAAACATCGACGGCATTACATTCGGCATCGGTATTGTCGTAAACCTTGTAGGAATTATGCCGTTCTGATTAATTAACTATTTCTCGTAAGTTGCTTATATTTCGAGCCAATAAAAAAAGTAATCGGAAGAATGATTATTTATCTGACAGGCTTCATGACGAGCGGCAAAAGTACTGTGGGTCCCATTTTGGCCAATGTCCTGGGACTCGACTTTTACGACCTGGACGAAGAGATAGTAAAACGGGAAGGGATGTCGATTGTCGATATATTCGAACAAAAAGGCGAAAGTTATTTCAGGAAAGTTGAAACGCGGCTCCTGAAAGAAATATCGAATAACGACGATGTGATAATATCGCTTGGCGGGGGAACGATTACCATCGATGAAAATCTTAAATTCATGAAAGAAAACGGTTTTATTGTTTACCTCAAAGTTGACAACGAAACTCTTTATAGAAGATTGAAAAACAAAACCGACAGACCGTTGTTCAAAGACCTAGTGATGAATGAAAACGGCAAAGAAGAATTTATTAAAAGGATTAATAACTTGCTCGATAAACGAAGTCGTTACTACGAGCAGGCGGATCTGACAATCGAATGCGACTCGCGTCCGGTAGGTCTTACTGTAGACAGAATAGCTCAAAGTATTCAGAGGAAAATAAATGAAAAAAATAAACATTAACGCTCCTTCCCGGAATTACGACGTTTTTATCGGGAACAATGTAATTAATAAGTATTCATCCAAAATTAACTCGCTTGCAGGTTACAATGATTCGATTATCATCGTCGATTCGAATGTGTACAGGCTGCACAAAGAAAAAATAGAAAGTATGATTAAAGGTCTGAAAGGCAACGTCGTTGTATATAAATTCAAAGCGGATGAAAAAAATAAATCTTTAGATAGTCTGAAAAAAATATTCGATTTAATGCTACGCAAAAATCTCGGAAGGAGTTCGTTCTTAATCGCCTTAGGAGGAGGCATAACGGGTGACTTGGGCGGATTTGCGGCGTCGGTTTACGCCAGAGGAATCGGCTATATCCATATTCCCACGACTCTGCTAGCCATGGTCGACAGCGCAATCGGAGGTAAAACCGGAATAAACTACGGTCATACGAAAAATATTATCGGCTCTTTTTATCAACCGGAATCGGTCTTGATTGATACGGAATTTATTAAAACGCTTCCGCGCGACGAACTGCTTTGCGGTCTCGGCGAAGTAATCAAATACGGCTTGTTGATCGGAGACGATTTCTTTGATTATGTTGCAAAAAACTATAGAAAGGCATTTGACTATAATTACTCGTTTCTCAATAAAGTTATTCGCGAGTCGGTTTCTTTAAAAGGCAGCATTGTTGAAAAAGACGAAAATGAAAAAAGCGGACTACGAAAAATTCTGAACCTGGGACA comes from Melioribacter roseus P3M-2 and encodes:
- the aroB gene encoding 3-dehydroquinate synthase — protein: MKKININAPSRNYDVFIGNNVINKYSSKINSLAGYNDSIIIVDSNVYRLHKEKIESMIKGLKGNVVVYKFKADEKNKSLDSLKKIFDLMLRKNLGRSSFLIALGGGITGDLGGFAASVYARGIGYIHIPTTLLAMVDSAIGGKTGINYGHTKNIIGSFYQPESVLIDTEFIKTLPRDELLCGLGEVIKYGLLIGDDFFDYVAKNYRKAFDYNYSFLNKVIRESVSLKGSIVEKDENEKSGLRKILNLGHTFAHAIEVEQNHKIKHGQAVIAGIACALHLSNKLGMMNDEYLEKYLSLIIEFRNEIKLKQYNPETLYKIMFRDKKNKKGSINFVLLEKAGKLIIDAEADKRDALYAINNGLQYFCE
- a CDS encoding sodium:solute symporter family protein; translation: MNTMTNIGTQTDWIVLVVYMIAMLLFGTYFAKYNKDTNDFFFGGRRFSWWLIAMSIVATGISSHSFIKYSAMGFKYGFSSSMSYINDWFFVPLFMFGWLPIIVYSKIRSIPEYFERRFSPAARFLVTILQLLYLTGYVGIGFLTMGKAILPLMPESMSIFGINFHITLMGLIWVTAVITGAYITFGGQTAVIFTDLVQGMMLVFAGLLVFFLGISYVGGWDAFWNLLPTSWKLPFAGYNSPAEFNSVGIFWEDAIAGSVGFLFMNMGLIMRFMATKNVHEGRKAAAANILFMLPISAVVVGGGGWVAKAISEMNPDILPPNTNPDTIFVVVANILTGPGVFGFVVAAIAAALMSTVSTLVNAASAIYVNDVDKPLRIWLKKLDRGKRLDEKKAMLVARLSTVAFTFLGVLAVYGFVSYPTIYQAHAFFHATLTPPLMIAIFLGAFWKKYTPAGLVTTVIGGISLMLLGNRFPYELIRPIAHGTPFDPVHPYTYMSALYNLIVCGALAVLVTVFQRQLKKLSTKIYKNKRHNLIMYGMIAFSVAMVLTDVLVTLLRLDFASVEVLFSLSLIMSFFVALITTHYVKYDPEAQTTGLTIWSIHKAKEFFKGSKLNEREGEKAFVHWKLITDDNEDIINFSEKDMHKMEAHPGDLVYLCDARKYLGGLKSVHTVYGEPHNEDGIVYIRKRHLESGLFIEGRILYGEKEM
- a CDS encoding peptidylprolyl isomerase — protein: MAMMARMRSLAPWFILMVGGMFVLFMVISDSRVLEFLGQQSQNVGSINGESISYQEFSNMVERARQNQEQATGQSIDENQMDFFRDQVWDALVTQKLIDEKIKEFGIVVTDDEVRDALLGPNPPAELRQQFTDSTGNFNRQLYEQAMRDPRNKEIVLYYEDLIREQLKQRKLQEYLFASVIVSEQEIKDAFVKQNIKMKADYIQLNPNIIPDKDVNVTDEELREYYESNKKDFKVEPARKIKYVLFRRVPSKKDSLGIKSNLEAIVAKLKDDTASFKSYVEIYSDVPFSKDTVSLTAIPAEAQDLIYNGNVGDIIGPVATSQGYIVYRIVGKVSGNNPVVRASHILVRSSANDGEDLKKANEIYNQLINGADFESLAKEKSQDPGSASSGGDLGWFGKGQMVKEFEDACFNGQVGVVQKPVKTNYGYHIIKVTGKTNTEYVIEKIVNRIQMSASSLDDLYQSASDFSYIAKENGFESEAELMNYNVVETPPFYEGSQFIPGLGGNRALVKWAFENSVGEISDVFKVPAGYVVAMVSDKIKAGFKEFDEVKDIVRNRVLREKKFEKAMSIAEQIRVRLGDNGDPEVAMEVWGGIRIDSTGEFTAASTIPRLGQEFAFTEYCLKGELNKWSNPVKGNNGVYLIKVRYRTKFVPETYQLQKTGLATQLLNRKKNTLLSQWIQKLKDEADIVDNRHLFYR
- a CDS encoding shikimate kinase, encoding MIIYLTGFMTSGKSTVGPILANVLGLDFYDLDEEIVKREGMSIVDIFEQKGESYFRKVETRLLKEISNNDDVIISLGGGTITIDENLKFMKENGFIVYLKVDNETLYRRLKNKTDRPLFKDLVMNENGKEEFIKRINNLLDKRSRYYEQADLTIECDSRPVGLTVDRIAQSIQRKINEKNKH